The genomic DNA CGATAATATTGTCAATCAAAAAAGAAATCTCACAAAACGTCGATGCTTTGCAAAAAGTATTTATAGACTTCCAAAGCATTTTTTGCCTGTTCTTGGGTGATCTGTACATTTTCCTTTTGTACGATTTTGTTGCTCAGCGCATGCACATCACGCACCGCATCAAGCGACGAGAGACTCCCTTGCGGGATACGCGCCAAACGCTCGGCAAATGTACTACCACCATATCCCTGCACTTCCAATGATTTGTATACGAAATGATCCGCCTCCAGTATGGCGGCTAGATATTGTTTGGTATCATCCGACCGCAAACGATCAGTGATCGCACTCCATTCCCGCATATCATTTTTCTTGCTCGTTTTCTTTGCACCGGTTCCCATACGCATACTGCGCAATTGTTTGCGCACATTACCCAAATGGATCAAAAGGATCACATCCACAACCAAAACGGTGGAATAAATTACAAGAAAGATCTTTATGAATAAAAAGAGACCGCTGTGTAAAAATGCCACAAAAAGATTTTGTGCCGTAGATCCTAAAGTGACCAAAACATCTTCCATACTCTATTATGAATTAATTTCAAACGTATATCCTGCATTCAAAATTCCTTCTTCATCAAACCATTTGCCCATCAACTGTCCTCCGACAGGAAGTTGTATGCCATCGCATGTCATTGTGCCTACCGGGATCGAAAGTCCCGGTACACCGACAAGGTTTGCCGTTACTGTATAGATATCCGAAAGATACATCTTGAGCGGATCATCGCATTTTTCACCGATCTTAAACGCAACCTCCGGCGCTGTCGGCGTGAATACATAATGCACTTTTGTAAACGCATTCTCGAAATCTTTTTTCAAAAGCGCGCGAACCTTTTGCGCCTTCTTGTAATACGCATCATAATATCCCGCGGAAAGCGTATACGTCCCCAACATCACACGTCTCTTGATCTCCGGACCAAACCCCTTACCACGCGTTTCCATATATTGTTCCAATACGGTTTTTGGATCGATGCCTTGTGCCCCACCAAACCGTATGCCATCGTAACGCGCCAAATTTGAGCTCAGTTCTGAAGGCATGATGATATAGTATGTTGCAAGCGCATACTCGGTGTGTGGTAAACTGATATCCACGATCTCTGCACCAAGTTCTTTGAATTTCTCCACACTTTGCATAAATACCTCTTTCACACCATCATCCAAACCCTCGCCGAGGTATTCTTTTGGGATACCGATCTTTACTCCCTTGATATCGCCAATACAATAATCCTCATACGACTTATCGCCACTTTGCGCGCTCGTCGCATCTTGCGGATCATGTCCCGCGATCCGACTGAGCACGATCGCCGCGTCTTCCACCGTCTTGGTAATTGATCCAACCTGATCCAAGCTTGAACCCATTGCGATCACACCATACCGCGACACGCGTCCGTAGGTTGGCTTGAGTCCCACGACACCGCAAAAGCTCGCCGGCTGGCGAATTGATCCTCCTGTATCGGTGCCGAGTGCCCACACCACTTCATCACTCCCTACCGCTGCAGCGCTACCACCACTTGTGCCACCAGGTACACGCGTAGGATCAACAGGATTTTTGGTCGGACCGTACGCACTGTTTTCTGTAGTACTACCGCATGCAAACTCATCAAGATTTGTTTTGCCGACGATCACTGCATCACTTTCTTTGATTCGTTTGGCAACTGTAGCATCATATGGTGCAATATAATTTTCCAATATTTTTGACGCCGCAGTTGTTATCGTGCCAGCCATACAGATATTATCCTTCACTGCACAGGGAATGCCTGCCAACAGATCGATTTTTTCACCATTTTTGATCTTTGCATCCACTTCTGCTGCTTTGTGCAATGCCTGTTCTTTTGTAAGGCTAAGAAAAGCATGTAACTCGCCGTCCTTTTGATCAATTGTTGCAAAAGATCTTTCCGCAAGTTCAACAGCAGTTACCTCGCCTTGTACTAATTTTTCATGTAAATCTCTGATCATATATAATTTCCAGTATACTACTAATTTATAATACGCTTTGCACCTTAATATATCCGTCCTTCTGACGCGACACATTGTCCATCATCCGCACCTTCTCTTCGATAGATGGCTCCATGATCGCATCAGCACGATACACATCCGTCATACCGGTAATATGCCCGATTTCCTCCACATCATCCGTATTCACTTCTTGGAGTTTTTCAAAATAATGCAATACCGAGGAAAGATCATGACGATATGATTCATTTTCCGCATCCGTAATACTTACACGCGCCAAAAGAGCAATGTCCTTGATATCATCATTTGTTAGTTCCATACGTCATTTTTTTATACATTACACTGTTCTTACTATACGCAATATTTTATACGAGAGCAACAGATCACATTTACATCACAGAGGCCTGATCGTCCGATATTTCTTTAAGCAGTGGCTCGACATCTTCATCGATCGTACTCTTAAAATCTTGCCATTCTTGTTCTCCGGACGTATCGCCATTGGATTGTTGTGAGCCTTCATATGCCATGATACCGAGAAATGCCAACAGCCCAAAAATACACATGAGGAAAAAGATTATCAATGCATAAAAAGCAAATACCGATCCAACAACGATTTTGCGCGGACCTTCATCCGTATACACCACGACGGATTTTGCGATCATATCATGCAACCCCTGTTTTTTGCTTGTAAAACCAACCATAATATATCCAACACACAACGTGATCCCCGATACCAATTTTCCAATTGTCTCCCGCAAGATAATACTTCCCAAAGTCAGTGGTTGTCCATCCTCTGCCACAACGCGCGCGCCGACTGCCATCTTTCCCAGCGTTGCCTGATATTTATGTGTCATAAAGATATAATATCCCCACCCGATGATCATACCCACGATCGTTGTGACTATTCGCGCAAGAATCTCCATAACGTGCGTTTTGTCCATTGCTGCAAAAACACCAAACATGATGCTGAGCGGGATAATAATGACCATCGACGCAAAGGATATGACAAACCCATCAATAATGCGTGCCGCAAAACGAACCCAAAATCCGCCATAACGTACACTCACCTGTGGAACATCACTTGTTGTTTCCATATTTTTTTATTATTACTTACTTTATAAACTTTCTCCTTTATAAACTTTTTACTCCTTTTAGTATACCATATTACGCAACTCCTCCTCAGAAATGATTGCAACACCCAGCACTTGCGCTTTTGCACGCTTTGATCCCGCCTTTTCTCCCGCAACCACAAAATCCGTTGCACTACTGACGCTTGACGCAATTTTTCCTCCGGCCGAGCGGATACGCTCTTTTGCTTCATCGCGCGTCATAGACGACAATGTACCTGTAAGTACGAATGTCTTACCGCTTACCGCTGCATTCACTTTTTTTTCTTCGATCACGACCCGTACACCGCTATCATGCATGCGCATAAGCATCTCACGATGCGCTCTGTCGGTAAACCACGCCACGAGACTTGCCGCACTGCGCGTACCGATACCATCAATGCATTCCCATTGCTCTTGTGTAGCCTGCGCAAAAACTTCACTGAGCACAGCGAGATCAGTAATTTTCTTTTTGGTGATCGTAGTAAGATGGTTGGCGATCAGCACCGCCGTTTCCTCTCCGACATAGCGAATGCCGAGTGCAAAAAGAAATTTTTCCAGAGGAACGCTTTTTGCGGATGCAATCGATGTAATCAGATTTTCTGCAGATTTATCGGCAAACCGATCCAAATGGTCCACGTCACCGATCGTGAGTTCAAAGATATCCGCTGCATCCGCGATCAATCCTTCGTTCATGAGTTGCTCGATGATCTTTTCACCCAAGCCGTCAATGTTCATGCCTTTTTTGGATACAAAATGACGCAACTGTTCTTTTTGGATCACAAAGGAATTTTTATTCTTGCAATAATACGCCGCACTCTGCTCCGTATCTTTTATGCCGATCGCTTCTTTAACCACATCCCCGCCACATACTTTTACACATTCTTTATACATATCAAAATCCTGTTCCGCACCCGTGCGCATATTTACAAGAACCTCGATAATTTCCGGGATGATATCTCCCGCTTTTTGAATAACGACCGTATCGCCGATCTTGAGTCCCAATCGCGCGATCTCATCGCCATTGTGCAATGTCGCACGACTGACGGTTGTACCGGCCACAGACACAGGTCGCAGATGTGCAACCGGCGTCAACACGCCCGTGCGTCCCACTTGCACACTGATATGCTCCACAACCGTTGTTGTCCGTTCGGCAGGAAATTTGTACGCAATGGCAAATCGCGGTGATTTGCCCGTATACCCCAGTTTTTCTTGCGTATCCCGCTCATTCACTTTGATCACGATGCCATCGATCGCATACTCTTGATCATGCCTTTTATTGATCCACGATTGATAGACCGTTTCCACAGAATCAATCGTGTCACACAACACATAGCGTTGGTTAACTTTAAATCCCAACTTTTGCAGGAGTTCCAATTCACCAATTTGCGTGGCAGGCACTGTGAGATTCTCTCCATTCCCACCGATCCAATCGATATCATAAACAAACATCTGCAATTTCCTGCTGGCGGCGATCGTCGGATCCAATTGACGGATCGATCCCGCTGCCGCATTGCGCGCATTGGCAAAAAGCTGTTCACCTTTTTTTGCGCGCTCTTCGTTTATACGCAACAACTCCTTTTCCGGTAGCCACACTTCACCTACGACAACAATATCCACCGACTGTGTCAGCATAAGTGGCACGCTGTGAATTGTGCGGATATTGTGTGTCACATCTTCACCGATCACACCATCGCCGCGTGTCGCACCGCACACAAGCACACCCTTTTCATATGTCAAGATCACTTTGAGTCCGTCAATTTTGATCTCTGTGCAATATATCGGTTTTTTATGGATGCCTTTTTTTTGCATCATGCGCATGATCTTTTCTTCCCATTTTTTGAGTCCTTCATGATCAAAGAGATCATCAAAAGACCACTGCGCCATCTTGTGCTTGGTTTTGCGAAATTTATCAAGCGGTTTGCCACCGATGCGTTGTGTCGGACTGTGTGGACTACATAGTTCGGGATACATGCTTTCCAATCCGCACAGTTCATCCATAAGCGACGAATACACAACATCATCCACTGTCGGATCATCTTGCACATGATAAAGGATGCGCAATCGATCGATCTCCGCCATCAACTTTTCCATGCGCCTCAGCGCCTGCTCTTTTGTCATTTTTATCACCATAATATTAGTATGTTAGACACGCTATGCTTTAGATTCGTAGACCAATAGACGCGCTACGCTTTAGATATGTAGACTGGTAGTATCTAAAATTATCTACTTGTCTAAAACGCAATGTGTCAAAAGCGTAGCGTGTCTAAAACGCAGTGTGTCTAAATGTCTAACTCATATTCTACACCACAACGACAAAAATCAAAAAACCCTCACAAAGAGGGTTTTTATACGCAGATGTGCTCCTTACGGTGTATAGCATTTTGGTTTCAGATTTTTTGGATCACTCTGTGCATCAACACATAAGCGATTGACTTCGTTATCCGTAAGTGATCGGTCCCACATGCGCAAATCATCAATCGCACCCATATAAAATCCTGTCGTATGATCCTGTGTACCGACATACAAAACCTCGCTTGGCACAGTCATAGATGTTCCTGATAGATCCCCTTTCTTCTGTTTGTCATCCACGACGATCTTTACTTCTTCACCACTTTTCCATCGCCCGACAATATGATGCCAATCCGTATTATCGATCGCATCCTCAGAACATGCCTCTTTATTTTGCACCATAAAACACACTTTACCGGCATCTAGATATACTTTATACCCATCACTGCTTGCATATTGCGATACGAGCGTGCCCGTGGAGCTTGCGACATCTTGCTTGATCCACAGAGAAATTGTGACACTATCGGTAAAATCGATCTTATTTTCCGTTGCTTTATCGACACAATTAAAATCATCAATGCCACAATTATTATCAATGTACATTGCCAGATAATCCGTGCCATCAAAATAGATTGCTTCTTGTGCATCATCGCCATACGGACTACCGATCACAGCGTCCTCCACCACAAAACCATCCACCCATGCTTCATCTTTTTCCGGTTCCATAAAGTCTGTACTATTAGCCTCACACTCTGGAGAGAAGTCTACGACATTCCCCATTTTTGTGCCATCCGGTAGCGTGACCTTCACTGAATCTTCTTCCGGGTGGCACAGCGTCAAGACATGATCGTTTTTAGAAGAATCTTGTGCGATATACGCCTTTTCATCCTCGGTGAGTCGTGAATTGATCGCACGATCTTCAAATGACCAGTGTGCCACAAGTCCCCGCGTCAAACTGTCACGCAATTTTACAAAAACCGCACGCACTGCCGTGCTATAGTTACCGGCAACTTTGAACCGCGCCACATCTGCCAATTGCGCGTCACAATGTTGCAATGGTACCAAGTCAGAAGCCAAAACATCTTTTCTGAGATCCCATCCGGAATCATGTTCAACAACGGGATTTTCCATATATGCAGAAATGATGAACTCTGTATTCTTGTCACCGATATGCGCGGGAATTTCTGCAGACGGTCCGTCAACACATTTATAAACACCTGCACCATAGATCTCATTCAATTTACCCGTCAATACACTAAGCGTATCGGTCTGCTCCAAATCCTTGTATAGCTGTTGAAGAAACTCTTCCATGCCCTTATCAGCTTGTTGAAATGCCGTTGTGGAATTCACAGAAATGTTGGCACTGCGTCGCTCCACCAACGTCACCGCCGCGACGGAAAAAGCCGCGATCAAAATGAATGATAAAACGATAAGTGCAAAAACGACAATGGAACCTTTGTGATATTTCATATCATCTAATTTAATAACCTAAAAACTAAGATCTGGCGGATAATCTCGTAGTGAGACAGAGGTTTGAATATAGATTGGCTGATCTCTCCTTTGTTCATAGAGGATATTTGTGCTCGACGGCAACACAGACATACCGATCGTCACGCGTCCGATCGTATCGGTTTTTTGGGAATCAAGTTGATCCATATAGCGCGTTGGTGCAGTCCAAAATTTCCCCGTAACATATCCGCTGGTCAACCGCTCCAATTTATAATCCGGACTACTCGGTACATACGTCGCATCTTTCGTACATTCCTCAATCTGATCAAAGCCAATTCCTACCATAGATTCGACCCATAGCGCACTATCATCATATTTGCTTCCTGCCCGACCCTCGCCTGTCGCAAAATAAAACCGCATACACAATTCTTGCGAAAAATCATAAAGTACTAACTTGTTTGATCCATCAATACGCAAAAGAGAAAAATCATCCGTGTTCCCCTGTGCACTCGCGAATTGTGCCGGATCACGCAAGTCCTCATTATTCCTCCCCAATACCGTCGCCGTGCGCAATGTCTTTGCCATGTAGTTCATCGCAAATTGCGCATTTTCCAGATCATTTTGCGATACACGCGCATTTCGATATGCCTGAATTTGCCGTGCAAAGATGCCCACGATCGCCGTCATGATGATGAGAAAAATGAAAATCGACACCATGAGCTCGATAAGCGTAAATCCTTTTTTGCAATTTTTTATTCTCCAATTATTCATTGTATGATTTTTCATAGTTATCAATCGCCATAGTTGATCCATGACGTCAGTCGCGTTTGCGCATAGACACATCCTTTTGCGATCATGCAATCCTTTTCAATATTTGCTTTCGTCGGGAAATCCGCGCCGCCAAAAACCACCACACTTGTCACATTCGCGATAATCTCATCTGGTGGCGTTGCTGCATTTATCGGGCCATTATTGGACCGATCGTATTCTATGTAAATCTTTCGACGCAAGCCGGTTTCAAGAAACGTATTTCCTCCGGATTGATGCGTATACATACCGGTTGCCGTGTTGAGATAGATCTCCGATGGAGAGTTATTACACAAAAACTTAGAATCCGTCCCCCCAGTGTTATAGTCGATCGTACACTCAATGATCTGTGATCCTGTAATTGATGGAAATCCGTATTCTTGATCAAATGCCGTGCACCGCTCTGAACCGGTTCCGCATGTTGACTGCGTCACGTTATTATCTCGCACATTGCGCACCAACTCCGTCCCTTCTTGCGCGAGCAATGTCGCGATCACCGCATCACGACTGTCATGCAAATCTCCCACGCTTCGCACAGTCAGATAGATTGCATCCACAATACCCACAAGCAAAATAAACATCGCCACCATCACCTCGCCGATCGAAAAACCTCTTTTGTTTTTTTTATTATACATAAATTTCAATAAAACGGACATGCAATATCACTATCATTGAATCCCAACTCCTCTATAAGTCCGGTCGAATATACACAGACGTGGAATTTTTTGTCTTCATTGTTCTTTTTAATCACAAAATCAGTGCCCGTACTTGGGACTGTTTCCTGCGTGCCGCTGTCATAATATTTGCCATAGGGCACCGTAAAAATTACATGATCACTTACGCGACCCCTACTGTCATGTCCTGTAATGCTCATCCCATTGGAAGAAACATCCTCTGACAAAAAAGGGACGCCATATGCGTTTACATCCGTGTCCGTCGGACAAAATGTATCTATTGTACGCTGTGTTCCCCGAATGCTATAACCACTACTACCATTCAAAATAAATGCAAAAGAGCATGGCAACATGTCATTGTCACGCTGGCGACCTGTCAATGCGTTATTTTGCGCCTCACGCACAGCAGCAGAAACTTCTCGTCCGACAGCCTCAAGCTCTTTGGTCGAACGATCCTTAAATGAGATCACAAACATCACCATCGTCATAATCACAATGATCGCAACGATAATGACCATTTCCAACAGTGAAAAACCTCGCCTCGTCCGTATTTTTGTTTTATACATATGTGTATTATCCATATGTCCCTTATTATATCATACACAATTCAAATTTGCACAAAGACGCGCAGATCACATCACAAAAAAAGCGAGATCATATGCGGATAGACATTTTGCACGACAAATGCCGCACCCAGACCAAAGATGAGAAACGGACCAAAAGGCACTTCCGTCTTGAGAGATCGTTTTTTGATCACCATAAGACCGATCCCATAGATCGCACCCACGCAAAACGCTACCAAAAGTGCGATAAACGTGCCGATCGGTCCCAAAAGAAGTCCTATGGCAATCGCGATAAACGCATCCCCATATCCCATCCATGTTTCATCGGAGATATAACTCAATCCAAAGAAAAAACAAAACGCCACCACTGCACTCATGCCATGCGTAAAAGAAACACTACTCCACACATCCGTCCAAAAAGCGTCAATATGAAGATCTCGTGTCATATTTGCAACGATAAGCAATGCAATAGCCATCCACATCACATTCATGGGAATTTCCATGTATTTCCAATCATACACAAAAATAACGACCAGATGCGCAAACACAAAAGCATACAGCACCGCAACAAGAAGATGATCAATTGATCCATGCACAAAAAAAGCACCAACAGCACCAAAGATCGCTCCCGTAGCAAACTCGACCAACGGATATTGCATCGAGATTTTCTTTTGACATGCGCGACATTTGCCACGCAATAAAATATAACTCAAAACCGGAATGTTATCTTTCCATGCAATATTTTTTTTGCACTGCGGACAGTGTGATTTTTGCACGACCAATCCCTCCCCTGTGCGCAAACGGCAAATCACCACATTGCAAAAACTCCCAATCACCAACCCATAAATAAAAAAGAGAATTATATAGATCATATTTATTACATATCCACTTTTGACTTTTGCATTTATACTTTTTACTTTTGCCTTTTGACTTTTGACTTATCTAGCATCCTTCATCGCTGACAAAACCGATCTCACTGTACGTGATGCTTGTACAATTTCCCGCGTTTCCCGTTCCCGGGGTGATTACAATCTCAAAATGTCCGTCAAAATCACATTGTATCGGCACTGTGACCGCACCAATATGTGCATCATCAGGATACACGCTATCAGCCAGATCCGTATCACTGCAAATCGCCACAGTAGAGCCTGCATTGACCGCCTTACTTTGGATGTCTCCATTCTCATCACAGCACATAATACCCGCCTTGTGGATCGTTGCCGCACTCGACTTGAATGAAGCGTCCTTTGCCTTATTACGTGCATATCCCAAGGTCGTCAAGATGATTGACGCCAAAATACCAATGATCGCTATTGTGATCAAAAGCTCGATCAATGTAAAGGCTTTTTTGGTATGCATAACGGGAAAACAAAAAATCACACCTCCCCTTTGCTATTATCATATCATATACATCCAAAATTCATAGCATACACAAAACAACAATATATCTTTTTTACTATAAATAGGCACGGTGTTTGAACTCTTTGCTACTTGAGGGAATGAAAAAAGTATCCATTTGCCAAAAAGATTTATCATGTTTTCTCAACATTAGATCAACTATTTCTATTGGAGAAAAACCCCGCTCTTCCATATATGCACACATTTGATAATATTTGAGGCTATCGTTTGTAATTTGAAAGTTATAAGTCTCCAATATTATCAATTCAGCAGATCTGATAATTTCTTTTGCGCCCTCTAAAATTGGTATTTCAAATCCATGTGTGTCAAGTTTCAATAAATAAGGACCTTTCAACTGTCTTCTTTTGATCTCATTGTCAAGTGAAATTGCGTGTACTTCAACGCCATTTTCAAATGGTGTATCGGATGCCAGTCCTCCAAACTTAGCATGATTATCAAAATAGATTTTTCCATCTTTTTCGCCTGCTGCTGCAACTATAAATTGGGCATTTTTATTTTTGTGAACAAATTTATTGAGGTCATCAGTGTGTGCATCTTGCGCATCTACAAGTAGATAATCTGCCTTCGGAAAAGTTTCCATGCAAAGTTTCGACCACTGGCCATTGGATGCACCTATATCAATAACAGTCTTGGGGTTTATTCCTCTCTGAGAACATCTTTTCAGCCCACCCCTCATTGTTAAATTTTCACCATGAATCTGACTATGAATGAATTCGGATGTTTCTCTTTTAAAATTTAAGATACTGTTTATCATAATATTTATGTTTATAAATTATTTTTTATGTCATTCCCGCCCTCCACAGGCGGATAAATTCCAGCGGGAATTTTGCTTCCCCCTTGTCATTCCCGTGAAAACGGGAATCTTAGCCCTTTTCCAATAAAATATCTTCATATAATTGTATGTATTTTTTTGCGACAATTTTTGAGTCAAATGTTGCCACTACTTTTTTCCTTGCATTTACTCGGAGATCCGCACAATTTTCATTATGCAAGATCCATTCAATGCCCTGGGCCAGATCCTTTGTGTCAAAAGGTTTTGCCACATATCCATTTTTTTTGTGATCGATCATGTCACTGTTGCCACCAATATCAAATCCCACAACAGGCGTCGCGCATGACAAACTCTCCATGATGGCATTTGAGAGATTTTCCTGTAAACTCGGTACCACCATCACATCAGCGGCACTATATAGGTTCACCAACTCCATATCATTGTTGATGTGTCCCAAGTAATGTGTTTTAAAACCAAAATCCTGATCTTGATCCTCTTTGGCATTTCCAAAAACCACCAGCTCGATATCATCCGACTGCAATTGATGCAATGCGGCGCATAATTCTTTAAAGCCTTTTCTGGGATCTTCTGTAGAATTTACTGCGCCAAACAGCACAAGCTTCTTATCCTGTGGCAAATTGAACATCTTCCGTGCCTCGGTTTTTTCCACTGCACAAAACACCGTCGTATCTATAGGATTTGGCAAGTTGATGTGCCGGTGATTTTTGAGCAGACTGCTTTGCTTGGAACACTCCGTCAACCATTTGCTTAAGCCGACTATGGTCAAATTTTTCATTTGAGAAAAAACATCACTCTTTCTTTTGAAAATTTTTCTACTGAGGTCTTTCTCTTTTTTA from Parcubacteria group bacterium includes the following:
- the gatA gene encoding Asp-tRNA(Asn)/Glu-tRNA(Gln) amidotransferase subunit GatA, with protein sequence MIRDLHEKLVQGEVTAVELAERSFATIDQKDGELHAFLSLTKEQALHKAAEVDAKIKNGEKIDLLAGIPCAVKDNICMAGTITTAASKILENYIAPYDATVAKRIKESDAVIVGKTNLDEFACGSTTENSAYGPTKNPVDPTRVPGGTSGGSAAAVGSDEVVWALGTDTGGSIRQPASFCGVVGLKPTYGRVSRYGVIAMGSSLDQVGSITKTVEDAAIVLSRIAGHDPQDATSAQSGDKSYEDYCIGDIKGVKIGIPKEYLGEGLDDGVKEVFMQSVEKFKELGAEIVDISLPHTEYALATYYIIMPSELSSNLARYDGIRFGGAQGIDPKTVLEQYMETRGKGFGPEIKRRVMLGTYTLSAGYYDAYYKKAQKVRALLKKDFENAFTKVHYVFTPTAPEVAFKIGEKCDDPLKMYLSDIYTVTANLVGVPGLSIPVGTMTCDGIQLPVGGQLMGKWFDEEGILNAGYTFEINS
- the gatC gene encoding Asp-tRNA(Asn)/Glu-tRNA(Gln) amidotransferase subunit GatC; the encoded protein is MELTNDDIKDIALLARVSITDAENESYRHDLSSVLHYFEKLQEVNTDDVEEIGHITGMTDVYRADAIMEPSIEEKVRMMDNVSRQKDGYIKVQSVL
- a CDS encoding RDD family protein: METTSDVPQVSVRYGGFWVRFAARIIDGFVISFASMVIIIPLSIMFGVFAAMDKTHVMEILARIVTTIVGMIIGWGYYIFMTHKYQATLGKMAVGARVVAEDGQPLTLGSIILRETIGKLVSGITLCVGYIMVGFTSKKQGLHDMIAKSVVVYTDEGPRKIVVGSVFAFYALIIFFLMCIFGLLAFLGIMAYEGSQQSNGDTSGEQEWQDFKSTIDEDVEPLLKEISDDQASVM
- the ligA gene encoding NAD-dependent DNA ligase LigA; protein product: MTKEQALRRMEKLMAEIDRLRILYHVQDDPTVDDVVYSSLMDELCGLESMYPELCSPHSPTQRIGGKPLDKFRKTKHKMAQWSFDDLFDHEGLKKWEEKIMRMMQKKGIHKKPIYCTEIKIDGLKVILTYEKGVLVCGATRGDGVIGEDVTHNIRTIHSVPLMLTQSVDIVVVGEVWLPEKELLRINEERAKKGEQLFANARNAAAGSIRQLDPTIAASRKLQMFVYDIDWIGGNGENLTVPATQIGELELLQKLGFKVNQRYVLCDTIDSVETVYQSWINKRHDQEYAIDGIVIKVNERDTQEKLGYTGKSPRFAIAYKFPAERTTTVVEHISVQVGRTGVLTPVAHLRPVSVAGTTVSRATLHNGDEIARLGLKIGDTVVIQKAGDIIPEIIEVLVNMRTGAEQDFDMYKECVKVCGGDVVKEAIGIKDTEQSAAYYCKNKNSFVIQKEQLRHFVSKKGMNIDGLGEKIIEQLMNEGLIADAADIFELTIGDVDHLDRFADKSAENLITSIASAKSVPLEKFLFALGIRYVGEETAVLIANHLTTITKKKITDLAVLSEVFAQATQEQWECIDGIGTRSAASLVAWFTDRAHREMLMRMHDSGVRVVIEEKKVNAAVSGKTFVLTGTLSSMTRDEAKERIRSAGGKIASSVSSATDFVVAGEKAGSKRAKAQVLGVAIISEEELRNMVY
- a CDS encoding LamG domain-containing protein, with translation MKYHKGSIVVFALIVLSFILIAAFSVAAVTLVERRSANISVNSTTAFQQADKGMEEFLQQLYKDLEQTDTLSVLTGKLNEIYGAGVYKCVDGPSAEIPAHIGDKNTEFIISAYMENPVVEHDSGWDLRKDVLASDLVPLQHCDAQLADVARFKVAGNYSTAVRAVFVKLRDSLTRGLVAHWSFEDRAINSRLTEDEKAYIAQDSSKNDHVLTLCHPEEDSVKVTLPDGTKMGNVVDFSPECEANSTDFMEPEKDEAWVDGFVVEDAVIGSPYGDDAQEAIYFDGTDYLAMYIDNNCGIDDFNCVDKATENKIDFTDSVTISLWIKQDVASSTGTLVSQYASSDGYKVYLDAGKVCFMVQNKEACSEDAIDNTDWHHIVGRWKSGEEVKIVVDDKQKKGDLSGTSMTVPSEVLYVGTQDHTTGFYMGAIDDLRMWDRSLTDNEVNRLCVDAQSDPKNLKPKCYTP
- a CDS encoding prepilin-type N-terminal cleavage/methylation domain-containing protein encodes the protein MKNHTMNNWRIKNCKKGFTLIELMVSIFIFLIIMTAIVGIFARQIQAYRNARVSQNDLENAQFAMNYMAKTLRTATVLGRNNEDLRDPAQFASAQGNTDDFSLLRIDGSNKLVLYDFSQELCMRFYFATGEGRAGSKYDDSALWVESMVGIGFDQIEECTKDATYVPSSPDYKLERLTSGYVTGKFWTAPTRYMDQLDSQKTDTIGRVTIGMSVLPSSTNILYEQRRDQPIYIQTSVSLRDYPPDLSF
- a CDS encoding prepilin peptidase gives rise to the protein MIYIILFFIYGLVIGSFCNVVICRLRTGEGLVVQKSHCPQCKKNIAWKDNIPVLSYILLRGKCRACQKKISMQYPLVEFATGAIFGAVGAFFVHGSIDHLLVAVLYAFVFAHLVVIFVYDWKYMEIPMNVMWMAIALLIVANMTRDLHIDAFWTDVWSSVSFTHGMSAVVAFCFFFGLSYISDETWMGYGDAFIAIAIGLLLGPIGTFIALLVAFCVGAIYGIGLMVIKKRSLKTEVPFGPFLIFGLGAAFVVQNVYPHMISLFL
- a CDS encoding type II secretion system protein — encoded protein: MHTKKAFTLIELLITIAIIGILASIILTTLGYARNKAKDASFKSSAATIHKAGIMCCDENGDIQSKAVNAGSTVAICSDTDLADSVYPDDAHIGAVTVPIQCDFDGHFEIVITPGTGNAGNCTSITYSEIGFVSDEGC
- a CDS encoding FkbM family methyltransferase, whose protein sequence is MINSILNFKRETSEFIHSQIHGENLTMRGGLKRCSQRGINPKTVIDIGASNGQWSKLCMETFPKADYLLVDAQDAHTDDLNKFVHKNKNAQFIVAAAGEKDGKIYFDNHAKFGGLASDTPFENGVEVHAISLDNEIKRRQLKGPYLLKLDTHGFEIPILEGAKEIIRSAELIILETYNFQITNDSLKYYQMCAYMEERGFSPIEIVDLMLRKHDKSFWQMDTFFIPSSSKEFKHRAYL
- a CDS encoding glycosyltransferase family 4 protein, yielding MKILIVNTFDIYGGAARAAHRLHRSLLGQGIDSQMLVQYKRSDDETVITEKSKIYKFFNNLRPIIDAIHLYPYRNKTKAFFSSSWFPHRSIVDRINEIDPDIVHLHWICLGMIKIEDLSKINAPIVWSLHDMWAFTGGCHYDDECGLYHAQCGNCKVLRSKKEKDLSRKIFKRKSDVFSQMKNLTIVGLSKWLTECSKQSSLLKNHRHINLPNPIDTTVFCAVEKTEARKMFNLPQDKKLVLFGAVNSTEDPRKGFKELCAALHQLQSDDIELVVFGNAKEDQDQDFGFKTHYLGHINNDMELVNLYSAADVMVVPSLQENLSNAIMESLSCATPVVGFDIGGNSDMIDHKKNGYVAKPFDTKDLAQGIEWILHNENCADLRVNARKKVVATFDSKIVAKKYIQLYEDILLEKG